From one Rhodamnia argentea isolate NSW1041297 chromosome 1, ASM2092103v1, whole genome shotgun sequence genomic stretch:
- the LOC115730311 gene encoding uncharacterized protein LOC115730311, which produces MSLQLRQPPPPLLPPPQPVLVYPNTFARPPPSQQHSHSSGSFGKVFLVLAIVLAVSAIACFFGRFCGRRSRSSDPSAKQNRQTRPGGHDVEFGVNGRNRGAADPTAGNVGGSKATEADKDKAGLGGG; this is translated from the coding sequence ATGTCGCTGCAGCTCCGTCAACCGCCCCCGCCCCTGCTGCCGCCGCCGCAGCCCGTCCTGGTGTACCCCAACACCTTCGCGAGGCCGCCGCCGTCCCAACAGCACTCCCACTCGAGCGGGTCTTTCGGGAAGGTGTTCTTGGTCCTCGCGATTGTCCTCGCCGTGTCCGCCATCGCCTGCTTCTTCGGCAGGTTCTGCGGCCGCCGGTCGCGCAGCAGCGACCCGTCCGCAAAACAAAACCGCCAGACTCGTCCCGGAGGGCACGATGTCGAGTTCGGCGTCAACGGAAGGAATCGAGGCGCTGCTGACCCAACAGCGGGCAACGTCGGGGGATCCAAAGCAACTGAGGCTGACAAGGATAAGGCGGGTTTAGGTGGAGGGTAG
- the LOC115730234 gene encoding MFP1 attachment factor 1-like, which yields MSESGEARRSTPPPPPPPQRTEAPPQQPDPDVSYRIWPPTQPTREAIVSRLVKKLSSPSALSPRYDAMPVDEAMSVARAIEQAAFDSTGAAASADDDGADVLQAYATSIGRRMLDSVQPRTRPASLAIDVEKL from the coding sequence ATGTCTGAATCGGGAGAAGCTAGGAGgtcgacgccgccgccgccgccgcctcctcagCGAACGGAAGCGCCGCCCCAACAGCCCGACCCCGACGTCTCCTATCGCATTTGGCCTCCGACGCAGCCGACGCGCGAAGCCATCGTCTCGCGCCTCGTCAAGAAGCTGTCCTCTCCCTCGGCGCTCTCCCCTCGCTACGACGCCATGCCCGTCGACGAGGCGATGTCCGTCGCCCGCGCCATCGAACAGGCGGCATTCGACTCCACCGgtgccgccgcctccgccgacGACGACGGCGCGGACGTCCTCCAGGCGTACGCCACGTCGATTGGCAGGCGCATGCTCGACTCTGTCCAGCCGCGCACCCGGCCCGCTTCTTTGGCGATCGATGTAGAAAAGTTGTGA